Proteins encoded by one window of Cylindrospermum stagnale PCC 7417:
- a CDS encoding histidine phosphatase family protein has protein sequence MSQTVWIARHANRLDFVNPDWFLTAERRYDPPLSDDGMVQAQQLAKRLQGEKIAHIFASPFLRTVQTANAVAEMLNLPIQLETGLSEWLNPAWMTEEPERLSTPALAELFPRIDTSYTPRIAAKYPETQDKVRERSGQTARCLAAEFFSEDILLVGHGASVLGAAMGLVGEIAKTEVKASLCSLVKVVRLESEWLLELKGDTSHLMQIEEVIRFV, from the coding sequence ATGAGTCAAACAGTCTGGATTGCAAGACACGCCAACCGCCTCGATTTCGTCAACCCTGACTGGTTCCTCACCGCCGAAAGACGCTATGATCCGCCTTTATCTGATGATGGCATGGTGCAGGCGCAGCAGTTAGCTAAACGGTTGCAAGGAGAAAAAATCGCCCATATTTTTGCTTCTCCCTTTCTGCGAACAGTACAAACTGCAAACGCAGTCGCAGAAATGCTAAATTTGCCTATTCAACTAGAGACTGGCTTGAGTGAATGGCTAAATCCAGCTTGGATGACAGAAGAACCAGAAAGACTTTCAACTCCAGCTTTAGCCGAATTATTTCCGAGAATTGATACTAGCTACACTCCGCGTATTGCGGCTAAATATCCAGAAACTCAGGACAAAGTACGGGAACGTTCTGGACAAACGGCTAGATGCTTGGCTGCGGAATTCTTCTCCGAGGATATTCTATTGGTAGGACATGGCGCATCTGTCCTGGGGGCGGCGATGGGGCTAGTTGGGGAAATTGCGAAAACGGAAGTTAAAGCTTCTCTATGTTCTTTAGTAAAAGTCGTGCGTCTAGAATCAGAATGGTTGTTAGAACTAAAGGGCGATACTTCCCATTTGATGCAGATAGAGGAAGTAATTCGATTTGTTTAA
- a CDS encoding glucokinase, giving the protein MTLLLAGDIGGTKTILRLVETSETLGLQTLCEKNFHSGDYPDLVPMVRKFLVKANAATPEKACFAIAGPVVNNTAKLTNLAWFLDTARLSQELSIPSISLINDFAAVGYGIFGLSKQDLLTLQDGKHQPEAPIAIIGAGTGLGQGFLIKQGNHYQVFPSEGGHADFAPRNELEFQLMRYLLDKHDIQRVSVERVVSGLGIVAIYQFLRDRQLAAESPDIAQIVRSWEQEAGKAEKSVDPGAIIGSAALQGRDRLCEQTLQIFIEAYGAEAGNLALKLLPHGGLYIAGGIGPKILPLMQKSSFLLNFTQKGRMRSILEEIPVHIILNQQVGLIGAALCAARL; this is encoded by the coding sequence ATGACATTGTTACTAGCTGGAGACATCGGCGGCACGAAAACTATTTTGCGATTGGTTGAGACATCAGAGACACTGGGGTTACAGACTCTTTGTGAGAAAAATTTCCACAGTGGGGATTATCCTGATTTGGTGCCAATGGTACGGAAGTTTTTGGTGAAAGCTAACGCAGCGACACCAGAAAAAGCTTGTTTTGCGATCGCAGGGCCAGTGGTTAACAATACTGCCAAACTGACTAATTTGGCGTGGTTTTTGGATACAGCACGTCTATCACAAGAACTCAGTATTCCCTCGATCTCTCTAATTAATGACTTTGCTGCTGTTGGCTATGGCATTTTCGGTTTAAGCAAACAAGATTTGCTGACTTTGCAAGATGGTAAACACCAACCAGAAGCCCCAATAGCAATTATTGGTGCCGGAACTGGCTTAGGACAAGGATTTTTAATTAAACAGGGCAACCATTATCAAGTTTTTCCCTCAGAAGGTGGACACGCTGATTTTGCCCCCCGGAACGAGTTAGAGTTTCAACTGATGAGATATCTGCTAGATAAACATGATATCCAGCGTGTCTCTGTGGAACGGGTGGTTTCTGGGTTGGGGATTGTGGCAATTTACCAATTTTTGCGCGATAGACAATTAGCCGCCGAATCACCAGATATTGCCCAAATCGTCAGAAGTTGGGAACAAGAAGCCGGAAAGGCAGAGAAAAGCGTTGATCCGGGTGCGATTATTGGTAGCGCTGCACTCCAAGGACGCGATCGCCTTTGTGAACAAACCTTACAAATCTTTATCGAGGCTTACGGCGCAGAAGCCGGAAACCTCGCCCTCAAACTTCTACCTCATGGCGGCTTATACATTGCTGGTGGTATTGGCCCCAAAATCCTCCCCTTAATGCAAAAAAGCAGTTTTCTGCTAAATTTCACCCAAAAAGGCAGAATGCGTTCCATCCTCGAAGAGATACCAGTGCATATTATCCTCAATCAACAAGTAGGGCTAATTGGTGCTGCTTTGTGTGCAGCTAGGTTATAA
- a CDS encoding RNA-guided endonuclease InsQ/TnpB family protein, which translates to MSSVADCTDSESTKNKLLKTVSYRVYPTKELEFIWKKWVAAVRKVYNISIAYLNENQGFSKVSKKGGKMGFRTMLKGSGLIPQWCWDLNVSKILDNASMEAYKAWAETAKNPKIKGTGKDKKPHPHAGLKIAKFRSIRDQKLTIQFDPSAYKNGRWMVSTTKHLPHPEFRGQNFCILTDGASELTYNKGRWFAHFPVELEQTVSVTNKVIALDPGVRTFMTGFNGSDFLEFGNGDFNKIAKLCSHLDKLKSRHDLSVGHKFKRLRYKIRQSMERLRIRIKNLRYECHKQVGSYLAKKYDVIVLPTFETSQMIVKKKRKLKNKTARAMMTWAFYQFSQTLEHLCNRYGSKLVRITEEYTSKTCTKCGHVHRKLGSSKNFICPSCGYKIPRDFNGAVGIFLKAMWDTTFTDSVGDVVLDVHDISNVVECLG; encoded by the coding sequence ATGTCTTCAGTTGCCGATTGTACGGACTCAGAAAGTACAAAAAACAAGTTGCTGAAGACAGTGAGTTACCGAGTATATCCAACAAAGGAACTTGAATTTATTTGGAAGAAATGGGTTGCTGCTGTTCGCAAGGTTTATAACATTTCCATTGCCTATCTAAACGAAAATCAAGGTTTTAGTAAGGTAAGCAAAAAAGGTGGGAAGATGGGATTCAGAACCATGCTTAAAGGTTCTGGATTAATACCTCAATGGTGTTGGGATTTAAACGTTTCTAAAATACTAGATAATGCTTCAATGGAGGCGTATAAAGCATGGGCAGAAACAGCTAAGAATCCCAAAATCAAAGGTACGGGTAAAGACAAAAAGCCACATCCTCACGCAGGGTTAAAAATTGCTAAATTTCGTAGTATCCGTGACCAAAAACTAACCATTCAGTTTGACCCATCAGCCTATAAAAATGGTAGATGGATGGTATCAACTACCAAACATCTACCACATCCTGAATTTAGAGGGCAAAACTTTTGCATTCTAACTGATGGAGCTTCAGAACTAACCTATAACAAAGGTCGCTGGTTTGCTCATTTCCCTGTAGAATTGGAACAAACAGTAAGTGTGACAAATAAAGTAATCGCACTTGACCCTGGCGTTAGAACTTTTATGACTGGTTTTAATGGTAGCGATTTCTTGGAATTTGGGAATGGAGATTTCAATAAAATAGCTAAACTTTGCTCACATCTGGACAAACTAAAATCAAGACATGATCTGAGTGTTGGACATAAGTTCAAGCGCCTTAGATATAAGATTAGACAAAGCATGGAAAGACTCAGAATCAGAATTAAGAACCTGCGTTATGAGTGCCATAAACAAGTGGGGTCATATCTGGCTAAAAAGTACGACGTGATTGTACTTCCCACCTTTGAAACTTCCCAGATGATTGTCAAAAAGAAACGGAAGTTAAAGAATAAGACAGCCAGAGCAATGATGACCTGGGCATTCTATCAGTTTTCTCAAACTCTTGAACATTTGTGCAACCGCTACGGTTCCAAATTGGTAAGAATAACTGAAGAATATACATCAAAGACCTGTACTAAATGCGGTCACGTTCATAGAAAACTTGGTAGTTCTAAGAACTTTATTTGCCCTAGCTGTGGTTATAAAATACCACGAGATTTTAATGGAGCCGTGGGGATTTTCCTCAAGGCAATGTGGGATACCACCTTCACTGACTCAGTTGGTGATGTTGTACTGGATGTTCACGATATCTCAAATGTCGTAGAATGTCTCGGTTAA
- a CDS encoding IS607 family transposase produces MPVNYVPPRVAATRLGVSTKTLERWLQDGKIEGIFTQGGQRRYNLDSVIPVRRGNPADERAVLIYARVSSRSQKNDLSQQIEFLQSRYPDAEIIADIGSGLNFRRKGLQTLLDRVLTNTCKLVVIAHKDRLCRFGFDLISWLCARQQTEILVLDQKNLSPEREMVEDILAIIHVFSCRLYGLRKYKKQVAEDSELPSISNKGT; encoded by the coding sequence ATGCCAGTAAACTATGTACCTCCAAGAGTCGCTGCTACCAGATTGGGAGTCAGCACCAAAACACTCGAAAGGTGGCTTCAAGACGGGAAAATCGAAGGCATCTTCACCCAAGGGGGACAACGAAGATATAACCTCGATTCAGTTATCCCTGTTCGACGCGGTAATCCCGCAGATGAACGAGCCGTACTTATATATGCCAGAGTTTCAAGCCGCAGTCAGAAAAACGACCTCTCTCAACAGATTGAGTTTCTTCAGTCTCGTTACCCCGACGCAGAAATCATTGCTGACATCGGAAGTGGACTCAACTTCAGAAGAAAAGGTCTTCAAACCTTACTGGACAGAGTTCTCACAAACACTTGTAAACTTGTTGTCATTGCCCACAAAGATCGGCTTTGTCGCTTTGGGTTCGATCTTATCTCATGGCTCTGTGCTAGGCAGCAAACTGAGATATTGGTTCTCGACCAGAAGAACCTCAGCCCAGAACGGGAAATGGTCGAAGATATCCTTGCCATTATCCATGTCTTCAGTTGCCGATTGTACGGACTCAGAAAGTACAAAAAACAAGTTGCTGAAGACAGTGAGTTACCGAGTATATCCAACAAAGGAACTTGA